CTGGTTCTTGACCTGCAAACTGGTTGCAAGGAAAAGccaagatctcaaaacctgccATTGAAAAATACGAGCATGATTAATACGAATAACTAATCATAAACTGATGAATCAATGAGCTTGTTATTCAATAACCTTGGCTCTTGTACTTCTCATATAACACATTCAATTCCTTGTAGTTTGAATTTGTTAAACCACTGCAGCAAAGCAAAAGCTGAATTACACGAGTGATCCTGTAAAACAACTGTTGATAGACATCTACTAGCTACAAGCAAcacgtaacagcaaacagtaaacaACAACATTTGAACCGAACAGACCCTCAATTATCTCATCTTCCAAAACCAATAAGCCTTTGGTTAATCAGTGTTACAAGATTGTGAATTCGAATTCTAGGTGAACCTTAACCACAGAGAAAAATCATTTGATGCAGGAACATGAAATCTTATCTTATAGAATATATGTTTTTATGTACATGCCTATGTACCAAACCGTGCAAATTTGTTAACTCCATCAAATTTTGAAAGCATAAGTCATTTGCTAAACATTTCTCAACAAAAGCACCAAAATACTACATGTGACCATTtggttttcatttttatatttcatttttgttgttttaGTCTATACAATAGATGTATAAGTATTTGGTAAGGATCGAGAAACAACAACTGATAgctattttggaagaaaaatcacaaaaaaggcAGCATCAAACACAAAACACGTGAACAAATAGACCCTATAAAACCTCAATAGTATTAAGCACTCGAGTCTAAGCAACTGATTTCTTTCCCAATCCGAGATGATTTGTTTCCTATATATCATTCTCGAAGCAAACCCGAATAGCAAATGTCAGCAACTAATATAAGCATTAAGCTAGATAATAGATAAATATTTCATAGAAAACTTCAACCAATGATGTGAGTGGTAAGACTAAGTTGAGAGAGAAACTAACAAGCCAAAACAAAGTTTATGCATAAAATCatagaagaaaataaatcacTGAACAATTAATTAAGGAAGATCAGTCAGATTACCATTTGGAAGCAACATTCACAATCAGAACAACTTTGCCTCTGTATTCACTCAGATTCGCATCATTTCCGCGGATATCCTGCAATCATAGATGCAATTACATTCATTATACCTCTCCATCAATCGATGGTCATGATCAAACACACAAAGTATAAAAACACTTGAGAAGAAAACCCAAAAGAGGCCTTCAATTTTAACTTCAATGACATGATCAACATATTTTCTTACCTAACATCTGTAATCAGGGGACAATACAAACTGAAATCCATATATGAATACCACATAAACCACTTGTAATTTCGTCAACAACTCAATAACTTAACCATAGTTCTTACAAAATCAAAAGATTAAGAAGCAGGATCAAATCATAAACAGAACAATAACGAAGTGCAGAATCAAATAACACTAAAATCATAATCTAAAGATGGAATTCCAaaacaaaaatacaaaattgaGCATAAATTATGTTCTTCTACAAACCCTTGACCAACTAAACTGAAAGAAAACCCAGGATAAGGAGTAGAAACGGATTTAAAAGATTGAAAAATACCTTGACAGTGAAATCATAGACAGAATTGGGGGTTTGCTCAGCCATTCtgtttgaagaagaagaaagaggggAAAATGGGTATCTGTAGAAGAGAAAGACagcaagaagaagaaagagagagGAAACTAAATTGATGATAAGCATCATCAAAAGAAAACactaccatatatatatatacaatgtGAACAAATCATTTTCAATCTGAACAGATGACCATTGAATTCATGAAATCAGACATGGAAAAAGATCCTTTTTTAAAAGGAaagtaattatttatatttttcaagAGGTGCAGGTGGGGTGGGGTTAGCTGGCTATAGAATCTCATTAATGTTAGACACGTGCCAGTAgatagaatttttgaaatttattatttttcacgtgaactgtttttttttttttattatgaacaCGTGAATTCAATGCTAAGAAATGGGAAAAAGAAGATTCTAAATGATTCTACTAGTATTTTTagttgtatttttattattgtaGAGATTTAAATTTCAATCCACATTACTGgtaacccaaaaaaaaatctcattacTGTATTTGCAGTCAAAAGACAGACTGTTTTAaggtattttgatttttttttatggattttttaGATGTATGTGAGATTATGATCTGTgactaatatattttttaagaataaataacaaaataaattttatatcgCGTAGTAACAAAGATATTTTATGCTTCAAAAAGaaacaaatataattttatggttaaaagtttgaaaattatatataactataaaaGTAATTGGAACAGTAAAATTGACCATTTTGTGCCAAAT
The window above is part of the Euphorbia lathyris chromosome 3, ddEupLath1.1, whole genome shotgun sequence genome. Proteins encoded here:
- the LOC136222951 gene encoding probable glutathione peroxidase 2, with translation MMLIINLVSSLFLLLAVFLFYRYPFSPLSSSSNRMAEQTPNSVYDFTVKDIRGNDANLSEYRGKVVLIVNVASKCGLTNSNYKELNVLYEKYKSQGFEILAFPCNQFAGQEPGSNEEIQEVACTMFKAEFPIFDKIDVNGKNTAPLFKYLKSEKGGLFGDSIKWNFTKFLVNKEGKVVERYAPTTAPLKTEKDIQNLLAA